Proteins encoded by one window of Arachis ipaensis cultivar K30076 chromosome B04, Araip1.1, whole genome shotgun sequence:
- the LOC107636694 gene encoding uncharacterized protein LOC107636694 translates to MASPFNMLKDLDLAAANQVWRIKICVIKIWSIIIGEEKFRRPNLELVVMDELKYKPTTHAFRVFFKRETQCRSLGDINFPNNIFHFVPNEMILSHDNHHSHLIEFTKNGKKSIYMVIELDDMKSKGKIRCTLWEDFANKLVKHMEEQPSTEFIIILQFAKFNMFKGTMGISNTNYNSTLYINADLQEVKEFRQRFIMGNDKASNQLSQIASDVSMSLEQDLISHTPYKPISELKDTTEGRIFVTIGTVMSIDTRFGWWYKGCKMCFHSLKEDENSYYCQSCDIYPNIHISRYCIHLRVSDEMDSASFIIYDKEASKFLEISASELRLKQIAKGYNKDEFPSEINSFRGKKFLFKVSVKFDDINAFQPCKITVLKLTEDPTILNLFAAKYKLSDPNIPIENSELQSLHTYSTDNAKEISSQSCEIISLDVNDDFVTPKRGIIAGVMTKKLVDVFPETATTSTSKCRKLSHDSDCSSIKKHAD, encoded by the exons ATGGCATCTCCATTCAACATGCTTAAAGATCTTGACCTTGCTGCTGCTAATCAAGTTTGGCGTATCAAGATTTGTGTTATCAAGATATGGTCTATTATCATAGGTGAAGAGAAGTTTAGGAGGCCCAACTTGGAACTGGTTGTTATGGATGAATTA AAGTACAAGCCAACAACCCATGCTTTTCGTGTTTTCTTCAAGAGGGAAACTCAGTGTCGTTCATTAGGGGATATTAACTTCCCTAACAATATTTTTCACTTTGTCCCAAATGAAATGATACTTAGTCATGATAATCACCACTCTCACTTGATAG AGTTCACAAAAAATGGAAAGAAGTCTATATACATGGTGATTGAGCTTGATGATATGAA ATCTAAGGGTAAAATAAGGTGTACTTTGTGGGAGGATTTTGCTAATAAACTGGTGAAACACATGGAGGAACAGCCTTCTACTGAATTTATAATCATCCTGCAGTTTGCCAAGTTTAACATGTTCAAGG GAACTATGGGCATATCTAATACAAACTATAACTCTACCCTATACATTAATGCTGACCTTCAAGAGGTTAAGGAATTTAGACAGAG ATTTATTATGGGAAATGACAAGGCATCTAACCAGCTTTCTCAAATTGCATCTGATGTTTCAATGTCACTTGAGCAAGATCTTATTAGCCATACCCCATACAAGCCCATTTCTGAACTTAAGGACACCACTGAG GGTAGAATATTTGTTACTATTGGAACAGTCATGTCCATTGATACTAGATTCGGTTGGTGGTATAAGGGGTGTAAGATGTGCTTTCATTCACTCAaagaggatgagaattcatactATTGCCAATCATGTGATATTTATCCTAATATTCATATTTCTCG TTACTGTATTCACCTCAGAGTATCTGATGAAATGGATTCTGCCTCATTTATTATTTATGATAAGGAAGCCTCCAAGTTTCTTGAAATTTCTGCTTCCGAGCTTCGATTGAAACAGATAGCAAAG GGTTACAACAAGGATGAATTTCCCTCTGAGATAAACTCATTTAGAGGTAAGAAGTTCCTATTCAAGGTTTCTGTCAAGTTCGATGATATCAATGCTTTCCAACCTTGTAAGATAACTGTTTTGAAGTTGACTGAAGATCCAACTATCCTGAATTTGTTTGCTGCCAAGTACAAGCTATCTGAT CCGAACATCCCCATTGAAAACTCCGAGCTTCAAAGCTTGCATACATATTCTACTGATAATGCTAAG GAGATCAGTTCTCAGTCATGTGAAATTATTTCTCTTGACGTTAATGATGACTTTGTTACTCCCAAGAGAGGTATTATAGCTGGTGTAATGACAAAAAAATTGGTAGATGTTTTTCCAGAGACTGCCACTACTTCCACTTCCAAATGTAGAAAGCTCTCTCATGATTCTGACTGCAGCTCAATCAAAAAGCATGCTGACTAA